A window of the Actinomycetota bacterium genome harbors these coding sequences:
- a CDS encoding STAS domain-containing protein, which translates to MTARSLPDFEPFAARVASDNGPLVIQARGELDLGTAPRLWDALAGVLDDNHGELVIDLEGVSFMDAQGIKILVRALKHVETNGGKLVLRSPQPPARRVLELTGLDDYLTIEP; encoded by the coding sequence ATGACCGCCAGGTCGCTTCCCGATTTCGAGCCGTTTGCCGCCCGCGTGGCATCCGACAACGGGCCTCTCGTCATCCAGGCCCGCGGCGAGCTTGACCTGGGAACTGCTCCCCGTCTGTGGGACGCGCTGGCCGGCGTGCTCGACGACAATCATGGCGAACTTGTCATCGACCTCGAGGGCGTGAGCTTCATGGACGCTCAGGGCATCAAGATCCTCGTCCGGGCGCTCAAACACGTCGAAACGAATGGAGGCAAGCTCGTTCTCCGCTCTCCCCAACCCCCGGCACGAAGGGTGCTCGAGCTGACTGGTTTGGACGACTACCTCACGATCGAGCCCTGA
- a CDS encoding STAS domain-containing protein encodes MSAPGVPSLIRRSSVALVDHDRFSLTCSRALGAVVVRVEGDLDAAAAGELQTHLAELIEGQGNLDIILDLSGLTSFDATGVEVFLDALGRLRQRGGELTLSAPSPVVGSLLERTGLNRQLPITRL; translated from the coding sequence GTGTCCGCGCCCGGAGTCCCTTCGCTGATCAGGAGGTCTTCGGTGGCGCTGGTCGATCATGACCGATTCTCGTTGACCTGCTCACGCGCGCTGGGCGCGGTGGTGGTCCGCGTCGAGGGGGACCTGGATGCCGCAGCCGCGGGCGAGCTGCAAACGCACCTGGCCGAGCTCATCGAGGGCCAGGGGAACCTCGACATCATCCTCGACCTCAGCGGGTTGACCTCCTTCGACGCCACTGGCGTCGAGGTCTTCCTCGATGCACTCGGGCGCTTGCGCCAGCGAGGGGGCGAACTGACCCTGAGCGCCCCGTCGCCGGTGGTCGGTTCCCTGCTGGAGCGGACGGGGCTCAACCGCCAGCTCCCCATCACCCGGCTATGA